In Spiroplasma clarkii, the DNA window GGTGGTCACAATGATATTGAGACCAACATTTGAATTGCCAATCAAGCCAAAAAATTTGGTTTTACAGATTTTTTATTAGATTTTCATTATTCAGATTTTTGAGCAGATCCAGCAAAACAATATCTACCTAAAGCTTGACAAAATCTATCAGATAGTCAAGTGAGAAATGCAGCCCAAACATACACATATAATGCATTGAAAAAGTTTTATGATGAAACAAAACTAGTTCCAAAAATAGTGCAACTAGGTAATGAAATTACTTATGGATCATTTTGAAGGGAACAAGCAGACAGTTCTAGTTCAAAAGAAAGTTTCATTAGAACTTCAGGGTTTTTAAATGCAGCAGCTCGAGGTTTAAAAGAGTTTGAAAGCTATGTTTCTGCAAAAGAAACTACAACCCAAGATGTTATTGCAGCAATTCACATTGATGGCACGCCCTCAGTTGATCGGTTTGTAAGTATTGTTCATGACTACTTGTATGCTGGAGGCTGTGTTAGTTGAGTAGAAGAAGTGGGTATTACTCATTATCAAAATTGAAATGGTAATAATGTTAAACTTTTTAATTTAATGAAAAAATTAAAAGCCAAATTTAACTTAAATTCTTTTGTTTCAGAAGCAGCCACACCTTATACTTGAGGTGAATCTGATTATACTGGTGACATCACAGGTTCACAAAACAAAGAATATGAAAAAGAATATCACACTAGTAACCAAATGCATACCAAATTATTAACTTCACTTATGGAAACTACTAGTAAGGCATTACCTAATGCAAAAACAGGGTTTTATTGATGAGAGCCGGCTTGATTAATGGGGGGGAAAACTGGTTGAGCTACTCCTGCTGGAATTAAGTATGCCGAACCTGAAGATCTTGAAAAACAAGCAAGTTTTTTAACTGGTAATAGTTGGTGAAATCGAGGTTGGTTTAATTTTGACGGTCAAGTTTTACCAATTTTAAAAGCTGTAAAAGCCTATAAAAGAGTTTATGAGTCTACAGAAGTTATTGACATTAATGCTTTGGAAACTAATTTTTATTATCCAACCTTTAATTCTGATGTAATCTTTAAAAAAGCACCGCTAGTTGACACAAAAAATCTTTTAGTAGATGCTGAAGATTTAAATGCTAGAATAAAACAAGATTATTTTGTTTTAAACAGTAGCACTAACCTTGAACAAGATTTAATCAAAAAATTTAATGAAGTTAATGATTCAATTTATACATCGCAAATTAGTTTCTCTAATTTACAATATGATGAAGTTGCTCAAACTGGTACAATTGACTTAAAATTAAGTGCTAAAAACTTCTATTATCAAAGTGATTTTCAAAGTAAAACCATTTATTTTGCAGTCCAACCATTAAAAAACGAATATCTAGATTTTACAGAAGACTTTACAATTGAGGTTGAAGGTCAAGATTGATACAATGGTTTAAATTGAGGTTTTGCTGGATCTGAGGTCAACTCAACTCATGAGGCCCAAATTAAAACAGTTACAGATAAACTAACTACAACAATCACTGCAGAATTTAAAAAAGATTATTGATACACTGTCTTTCGTGAAGACAGTGGGGTGATTGCTTATTGAGATAAATATAATAACTTAAATCGCTATTATGCTGCCTATTTAGCAATTGACCCTGCAGGTTACGACATTATTAACTATGATAATTCAGTAAATTATGATACTTTACAAGCAGTCACTGCATGACAAGACACTTTGACACCAGGAGTTCATGACCTTTTAATTTATTATACAAAATCAGTTGATTTTAATAATTATGGCATTGAAAACTGACGAAACATTAAAACAGTTGCTGTTAAATATAGAGTTAATGCTAGTTAAAATTTTTATGTTAAAACCCAAAAGCCTTTGGGTTTTTTGATTTTGCTAAAAAAGCAATATCCTAGTAGTGTTAAAGCTAGATTTAATAAACAAACTATAAGTAAATCACATAAAATAGTTTAATTGTCAAACTTTTTGCAGGTGAAAAAAATTTAAAATAAATTAGTTTTGGACTTGTATTTTACAAAGATTAGTTTTAGAATAAATAATGCTTTTACTCCCAAATTGGCAGATAAAAAATTAATTTTTTTTGTAAAAGTACTTGTTTTTTATATTATGTTTGTGCTAATATTAATGAGTTGACACAAGCGCAATGAAATCTTTAAAAAAGCTAGAAAAATTGAAAAATTTTTTTAAAAATTAGTGAAAAATGACTAATTTTAATGTATATTTAAAGATGGCACTTTTGTGTTAAAAACGATCTTTGAAAACTAGATAGAACAACAACCAAAATTTGTACAATTAAAAAAGTTCAATTTTTTGAGAAAACATACAACATAAAAACAGATATAGTCAAGAATCAATACATTCGCATTAATATTTTTAATGAGAGTTTGATCCTGGCTCAGGATGAACGCTGGCGGCATGCCTAATACATGCAAGTCGAACGGGGTGCTTGCACCCAGTGGCGAACGGGTGAGTAACACGTATCTAATCTACCTTTTAGTGGGGGATAACAGTTGGAAACGACTGCTAATACCGCATGTGACGTCACTATGGCATCAGAAGACGTTGAAAGGCCTGTTTGGGCCGCTAGAAGATGAGGATGCGGCGTATTAGCTAGTAGGTGAGGTAATTGCTCACCTAGGCAATGATACGTAGCCGAACTGAGAGGTTGATCGGCCACATTGGGACTGAGATACGGCCCAGACTTCTACGGAAGGCAGCAGTAGGGAATTTTTCACAATGGGCGAAAGCCTGATGAAGCAATGCCGCGTGAGTGATGACGGTCTTCGGATTGTAAAGCTCTGTTGTAAGGGAAGAAATGCTAGAAGAGGAAATGCTTTTAGTTTGACGGTACCTTACCAGAAAGCCACGGCTAACTATGTGCCAGCAGCCGCGGTAATACATAGGTGGCAAGCGTTATCCGGATTTATTGGGCGTATAGGGTGCGTAGGCGGTTAGTTAAGTTTGAGGTTAAAGCCCGGAGCTCAACTCCGGTTCGCCTTGAAAACTAGCTGACTAGAATACAGGAGAGGTAGATGGAATTCCATGTGTAGCGGTGAAATGCGTAGATATATGGAGGAACACCAGTGGCGTAGGCGGTCTACTGGCCTGTTATTGACGCTGAGGCACGAAAGCGTGGGGAGCAAATAGGATTAGATACCCTAGTAGTCCACGCCGTAAACGTTGAGTACTAAGTGTCGGCATACGTCGGTGCTGCAGCTAACGCATTAAGTACTCCGCCTGAGTAGTATGCTCGCAAGAGTGAAACTCAAAGGAATTGACGGGGACCCGCACAAGTGGTGGAGCATGTGGTTTAATTCGAAGCAACGCGAAGAACCTTACCAGGGCTTGACATCCAGTGCAAAGCTACAGAGATGTAGTGGAGGCTAACATTGAGACAGGTGGTGCATGGTTGTCGTCAGCTCGTGCCGTGAGGTGTTGGGTTAAGTCCCGCAACGAGCGCAACCCCTATTATTAGTTACTAACATTCAGTTGAGGACTCTAATGAGACTGCTAGTGTAAGTTAGAGGAAGGTGGGGATGACGTCAAATCATCATGCCCCTTATGTCCTGGGCTACACACGTGCTACAATGGTTGGTACAAAGAGTCGCAATCCCGCGAGGGGGAGCTAATCTCAAAAAGCCAATCTCAGTTCGGATTGAAGTCTGCAACTCGACTTCATGAAGCCGGAATCACTAGTAATCGCGAATCAGCAACGTCGCGGTGAATACGTTCTCGGGTCTTGTACACACCGCCCGTCACACCATGAGAGTTGGTAATACCAGAAGCACGTATCTTAACCATTAGGAGAGAGCGTACCAAGGTAGGACTAGCGATTAGGGTGAAGTCGTAACAAGGTATCCGTACGGGAACGTGCGGATGGATCACCTCCTTTCTATGGAGTTAACTATAGATTAGTACATAAAGCTGAGCGAATCGATAAAACAGCTTTTGATTATATTCTGGTTCTATCTAGTTTTCAGGGATTGTTAGAGCATTTTTTTGCTCTTAATCTCTGAAAAAAATTGTTCTTTGAAAACTGAATATTAGATGAAAAAAGACATTTTATTTTTTCTACGTTTCAATTTATTGAAACAAATGACAGTAACTTAATTTAAATATTAAAAAATTACTAAGAAAAAATCTAAAATTTCAAATTTTTATATAGAATAGATTATCTATAATGCAATAGGATTTCTTTTTAAGAAAGTATAGTAAGGGCATATGGTGAATGCCTTGGAAAATGGAGCCGATGAAGGACGTGATTACCTGCGAAAAGTTTCGGGGAGCTGGAAATAAGCTTTGATCCGGAAATGTCCGAATGGGGAAACCCACTATGATTAATCTCATAGTATCCTTGACTGAATACATAGGTCAAGAGAAGGGAACCTAGGGAACTGAAACATCTTAGTACCTAGAGGAAGAGAAAACGAATGTGATTCTGTGAGTAGCGGCGAGCGAAAGCGGAACAGGCCAAACCGGTCTTCGGGCCGGGGTTGTAGGACTCATGTTAGAGTTACAAAATTAGTGTATAGCAGAAGCTGTTGGGAAGCAGCGGCGTAGAGGGTGATACCCCCGTATGCGAAATGCACTAATCTCGATTGAGTATCCTGAGTACGGCGGGGCACGTGAAACCCTGTCGGAATCCACCCAGACCACTGGGTAAGCCTAAATACTACCATTTTACCGATAGTGAACCAGTACCGTGAGGGAAAGGTGAAAAGTACCCCGAGAGGGGAGTGAAATAGTCCCTGAAACCATATGCTTACAAGAAGTCAGAGCCCGTTAATGGGTGATGGCGTGCTTTTTGTAGAAAGAGCCGGCGAGTTACGATATCGTGCAAGGTTAAGTGGAATCCACGGAGCCGTAGTGAAAGCGAGCCTTAATAGGGCGTTTAGTACGATGTCGTAGACACGAAACCTGGTGATCTAGCCATGAGCAGGTTGAAGTAAGGGTAAAACCTTATGGAGGACCGAACCGACGTTCGTTGAAAAGACCGCGGATGACTTGTGGCTAGGGGTGAAATTCCAATCGAACCAGGAGATAGCTAGTTCTCCCCGATATAGCTTTAAGGCTAGCGTCGAGGTTTAGGATTATGGAGGTAGAGCTCTGAATCTATGATGGCCCCACCTAGGGGTACTGAGTAGAATTAAACTACGAATGCCATAATTTCATACTCGGCAGTCAGAACATGGGTGATAAGGTCCATGCTCGTGAGGGAAACAGCCCAGATCTACATCTAAGGTCCCAAAATGTATACTAAGTGTGTAAGGATGTGAAGGTGCACAGACAGCTAGGATGTTGGCTTAGAAGCAGCCACCATTTAAAGAGTGCGTAACAGCTCACTAGTCGAGTGCCTTTGCGCCGAAAATGTACCGGGGCTTAAGTATACTACCGAAGATTAGGATTCACAGCAATGTGAGTGGTAGGGGAGCGTTCTAAGGGCGATGAAGTCAGACCGTGAGGACTGGTGGAGCGCTTAGAAGTGATTATGCCGGCATGAGTAACGTTTGGAGGTGAGAATCCTCTATGCCGTTTGACCAAGGTTTTCTGGGCAAGGTTCGTCCACCCAGAGTTAGTCAGGACCTAAGGCGAGGCCGAAAGGCGTAGTCGATGGACAACAGGTTGATATTCCTGTACCACCACCAAAAGTGATGGAGTGACGGAGAAGGATAGTTGATGCCGGCTGCTGGACATGCCGGTCTAAGCACAAAGGGGTGTATGTTGGCAAATCCGCATACTATAACCTTGAAGTGTGATGGGGAGTGAACGCTGCGGCTAGTAACGAAGTCAATGATTCCACGCTTCCAAGAAAAGCTTCTAGCGTTAATTTTGGCGGTGCCTGTACCTAGAACGAACACACGTGGTCAAGGAGAGTATCCTAAGGCAAGCGAGATAACTATAGCTAAGGAACTCTGCAAAATGACCCCGTACGTTCGCAAGAAGGGGTGCTCACTTATGGTGAGCCGCAGTGAAGAGGGAGGGGCAACTGTTTAGCAAAAACACAGCTCTCTGCAAAGTCGTAAGACGAAGTATAGGGGGTGACGCCTGCCCAGTGCCGGAAGGTTAAGAGGAGATGTTAGCTTCGGTGAAGCATTGAATTGAAGCCCCGGTGAACGGCGGCCGTAACTATAACGGTCCTAAGGTAGCGAAATTCCTTGTCAGGTAAGTTCTGACCCGCACGAAAGGCGTAATGATCCCTTCGCTGTCTCGGCTATAGACTCGGTGAAATTTTAGTACCAGTGAAGATGCTGGTTACCCGCAACTAGACGGAAAGACCCCATGAAGCTTTACTATAACTTAATATTGAATCTTGGTGTAACATGTAGAGGATAGGTGGGAGACTTTGAAGCGGTCACGCTAGTGGCTGTGGAGTCACCCTTGGAATACCACCCTTGTTACATTGAGGTTCTAACCTAGGTCCGTTATCCGGGTCAGGGACAGTGTTTGGTGGGTAGTTTGACTGGGGCGGTCGCCTCCTAAAAAGTAACGGAGGCGCTCAAAGGTACCCTCAATACGGTTAGAAATCGTATGAAGAGCGCAAAGGTATAAGGGTGCTTAACTGCGAGACTTACAAGTCGAACAGATGCGAAAGCAGGACTTAGTGATCCGGCGGTCCCGTGTGGAAGGGCCGTCGCTCAACGGATAAAAGTTACTCTGGGGATAACAGGCTTATCTCCCCCAAGAGTTCACATCGACGGGGAGGTTTGGCACCTCGATGTCGGCTCATCGCATCCTGGAGCTGTAGTCGGTTCCAAGGGTTGGGCTGTTCGCCCATTAAAGCGGTACGCGAGCTGGGTTCAGAACGTCGTGAGACAGTTTGGTCCCTATCTGTTGTGGGCGTAGGAAAATTGAGAAGAGCTGTTCCTAGTACGAGAGGACCGGAATGGACGCACC includes these proteins:
- a CDS encoding glycosyl hydrolase 53 family protein, with product MKTRTKLILPITLLGLIVFGATAALITALLIENESEWYNKNFEKVEIKNPDFIKGADISSYAEVIEQATYNEGKYKNYLDLTATDQEIYTNYDGINKNLFEILANNGVNSLRLRVWNDPYDAEGNSYGGGHNDIETNIWIANQAKKFGFTDFLLDFHYSDFWADPAKQYLPKAWQNLSDSQVRNAAQTYTYNALKKFYDETKLVPKIVQLGNEITYGSFWREQADSSSSKESFIRTSGFLNAAARGLKEFESYVSAKETTTQDVIAAIHIDGTPSVDRFVSIVHDYLYAGGCVSWVEEVGITHYQNWNGNNVKLFNLMKKLKAKFNLNSFVSEAATPYTWGESDYTGDITGSQNKEYEKEYHTSNQMHTKLLTSLMETTSKALPNAKTGFYWWEPAWLMGGKTGWATPAGIKYAEPEDLEKQASFLTGNSWWNRGWFNFDGQVLPILKAVKAYKRVYESTEVIDINALETNFYYPTFNSDVIFKKAPLVDTKNLLVDAEDLNARIKQDYFVLNSSTNLEQDLIKKFNEVNDSIYTSQISFSNLQYDEVAQTGTIDLKLSAKNFYYQSDFQSKTIYFAVQPLKNEYLDFTEDFTIEVEGQDWYNGLNWGFAGSEVNSTHEAQIKTVTDKLTTTITAEFKKDYWYTVFREDSGVIAYWDKYNNLNRYYAAYLAIDPAGYDIINYDNSVNYDTLQAVTAWQDTLTPGVHDLLIYYTKSVDFNNYGIENWRNIKTVAVKYRVNAS